The genomic stretch TGAAGTTCAAGAATATTGGAATCAGTTGGAAGACGGAGGGATTGTTTTGATGGCGTTAGATTCTTATCCTTGGAGTAAAAAATATGGTTGGATCCGAGATAAATTTGGAGTTACTTGGCAAATATATTTAGGTGAAAAGAAAAGCGAGCAAAGAATTATTCCGACTTTAATGTTTATCCATCAAAATAACGGAAAAGCATTGGAAGCGATGGAATCGTACACCACAATTTTCCCCAATTCAAAAATAGAAAGCGTCTTGAAATATGGAGAAGGCGTAAATGATGAAAATCACGAAGTTCCGGAAAATGTACAACACGCCCATTTTGAAATTGACGGTTATTCAATGTTTTGCATGGATAATTCTTACGATCACAAATTTGATTTTAATGAAGGGATTTCAATGGTCATTATGACAGAAAATCAGGAAGAAACAG from Chryseobacterium indoltheticum encodes the following:
- a CDS encoding VOC family protein: MNNNIFPCLWYDGDAKESAEFYCKIFDGKITADTPVVLNVELFGQKLMLLNGGPHFEKNASVSFMVMCETEDEVQEYWNQLEDGGIVLMALDSYPWSKKYGWIRDKFGVTWQIYLGEKKSEQRIIPTLMFIHQNNGKALEAMESYTTIFPNSKIESVLKYGEGVNDENHEVPENVQHAHFEIDGYSMFCMDNSYDHKFDFNEGISMVIMTENQEETDHLWSSLTTDGGRESMCGWLKDKFGMSWQIVPTRLIELMSDSNQQKAQIVVQAMMKMQKIVIKDLEEAYHS